In the Corynebacterium kroppenstedtii genome, one interval contains:
- a CDS encoding quinone oxidoreductase family protein produces the protein MSSSQTVTIPNTMHAIRVSHTGGADALEYKDDVPVPQPAPGEVLVKIDAAGVNYIDTYFREGIYPADLPYTPGVEGVGRIVAKGEDNGDASSSGELSVGDRVAFYNTNCSYAEYAAVPASAAVAIEDTINDPTAASLMTQGITAHYLSDGCYSLGEGDTCVITAGSGGVGLLLTQMAKARGATVISITSTEEKAQLSRDNGADYTINYDDYSPEKIRELTDGRGADVVYDGVGKTTFDTSIHSLRPTGTMVLFGAASGPVPPIDPQLLNEAGSVFLTRPSIKDWTSRPGELQSRVQAVVGMVANGSVTFRIGGTFPLSEARKAHEQLQARKTTGSLVLIP, from the coding sequence ATGAGCTCTTCTCAGACAGTAACTATCCCTAACACCATGCACGCGATTCGGGTGTCTCACACGGGAGGCGCGGACGCATTGGAATATAAAGACGACGTCCCCGTTCCTCAGCCCGCCCCCGGCGAGGTTCTGGTGAAGATTGATGCAGCCGGTGTCAACTACATTGACACCTATTTTCGGGAGGGAATTTATCCCGCAGACTTGCCCTACACACCAGGTGTCGAGGGTGTTGGGCGCATCGTCGCAAAGGGGGAGGATAACGGCGACGCTTCCTCCTCGGGTGAATTATCCGTGGGAGATCGCGTTGCTTTCTACAACACGAACTGCTCGTATGCGGAGTACGCGGCGGTTCCCGCGTCGGCAGCAGTGGCTATTGAGGACACTATCAATGATCCGACGGCCGCGTCGTTAATGACACAGGGGATTACTGCTCATTACCTGTCTGACGGATGCTATTCGCTGGGTGAGGGCGACACATGCGTCATTACAGCGGGTTCCGGGGGCGTCGGTTTGCTGCTCACCCAGATGGCTAAAGCGCGGGGAGCCACTGTCATCAGCATCACCTCTACCGAGGAAAAAGCGCAGCTCTCCCGGGATAATGGCGCCGACTACACCATTAATTATGACGACTACTCGCCGGAGAAAATCCGTGAGTTGACGGATGGACGCGGTGCGGATGTCGTGTATGACGGCGTAGGGAAGACGACATTTGATACATCAATTCATTCGCTACGGCCGACGGGCACGATGGTTTTGTTTGGTGCGGCCTCGGGGCCAGTACCGCCGATCGACCCTCAACTGTTGAATGAGGCGGGTTCGGTTTTCCTGACCCGGCCGAGCATTAAGGATTGGACCTCGCGCCCGGGTGAACTGCAATCGCGAGTTCAAGCGGTTGTTGGAATGGTGGCCAATGGGTCAGTGACGTTCCGAATTGGAGGGACGTTCCCGCTCTCTGAGGCAC